From Helicobacter sp. MIT 05-5293, one genomic window encodes:
- a CDS encoding AzlC family ABC transporter permease codes for MKKDYLIDGLKDSSIFGVSFIFLYLSIGANGYANSLSFFESVATTLFVFSTPLQFLLVQSYQDGYILIPLILAMNARFLLMSATLSPYFKHQSLFYLAISSILICPSVFSGCISKFKKMNEYPFAYFIGLGLPIWLVSLLCTGLGASMGAALNSPELREIIALVLPLQFTGLAAKHYPNFKEIGSYFWGFLFAPFVIALTPSYYLLIVPFVIGALMLLYDENQRARKRKIASMTH; via the coding sequence ATGAAAAAAGACTATTTAATTGATGGCTTAAAAGATTCTTCTATCTTTGGCGTATCTTTTATATTTTTATATCTCTCTATTGGTGCTAATGGTTATGCTAATTCATTGAGTTTCTTTGAGAGTGTCGCCACTACTTTATTTGTTTTTTCTACTCCTCTGCAGTTTCTCCTCGTGCAAAGTTACCAAGATGGCTATATTCTCATTCCCCTTATTTTAGCGATGAATGCACGGTTTTTATTGATGAGTGCCACGCTCTCACCTTATTTCAAGCATCAAAGTTTATTCTACCTTGCAATTTCAAGTATTCTTATTTGTCCCTCTGTTTTTAGTGGCTGTATATCAAAGTTTAAAAAAATGAATGAATACCCCTTTGCATATTTTATCGGGCTTGGGTTGCCTATATGGCTTGTATCACTTCTTTGCACAGGCTTAGGTGCAAGTATGGGTGCAGCTCTCAATTCACCGGAATTAAGAGAGATTATCGCTCTGGTGCTACCTTTGCAATTTACAGGGCTTGCAGCAAAGCATTATCCTAATTTTAAAGAAATTGGAAGTTATTTTTGGGGATTCTTATTTGCTCCCTTTGTGATTGCACTAACCCCAAGCTATTACTTGTTGATTGTGCCATTTGTAATTGGCGCACTCATGTTGCTTTATGATGAAAATCAAAGAGCGCGCAAAAGAAAGATTGCTTCAATGACACACTAA
- the ppsA gene encoding pyruvate, water dikinase gives MKYIKFFKELNNKDVPIVGGKNASIGEMFQELVSEGIKVPNGFAITSEAYWYLLDSGEIRQKIIDLLDGVDVTEIDVLKTRSKKIRELIFGTPFPADLREEIFKAYEILSKEYGMKEADVAVRSSATAEDLPDASFAGQQDTYLNIKGKTELIHYIKSCLASLFTDRAVSYRASRGFDHFKVALSVGVQKMVRADKGSAGVMFSIDTETGFKDAVFITSSWGLGENVVGGTVNPDEFYVFKPTLKEGKRPIIKRQLGHKHQKMVYAPRGSDRPTKNIKTTQREMKTFSITDADILTLAHYAIKIEEHYTKEAGEYRPMDMEWAKDGDSGDIFIVQARPETVQSQNMKKQAGANKIEKFKFIHPNDKKEIILTGKAIGSKIGTGKARIINDIEHMDTFKEGEILVTDNTDPDWEPAMKKAAAVITNRGGRTCHAAIVAREIGVPAIVGAIGATDRLYNGMEITVSCAEGEEGHIYDGIHEYEIETIELSNLGKPKTKIYMNVGNPEKAFKFSKLPNNGVGLARMELIVLNQIKAHPLALLDIQNGNTKNLKEKNEIEKIMAGYENPKDFFTKKIAEGIGMICSAFYPNPVIVRTSDFKSNEYCGMLGGAAYEPHEENPMLGYRGASRYYSDLYRTAFEWECQALAMVRDEMGLTNMKVMIPFLRTPEEGKKVLEIMRRNGLESGKNGLEIYVMCELPVNVILADEFLELFDGFSIGSNDLTQLTLGVDRDGHLVSHVFDERNPAMFIMFKKAIEACKRHNKYCGICGQAPSDYPEVTEFLVKEGISSISLNPDSVIATWQKVVEVEKTLK, from the coding sequence ATGAAGTATATTAAGTTTTTTAAGGAACTCAATAATAAAGATGTTCCTATTGTCGGCGGTAAAAATGCAAGTATCGGAGAAATGTTTCAAGAGCTTGTTTCGGAGGGTATCAAAGTCCCTAATGGATTTGCAATCACAAGTGAGGCTTATTGGTATTTGCTTGATTCTGGAGAGATTAGACAAAAAATTATTGATTTGCTCGATGGTGTAGATGTAACTGAAATTGATGTTCTCAAAACACGTTCAAAAAAAATCCGTGAATTGATTTTTGGGACACCTTTTCCTGCGGATTTACGAGAAGAAATCTTCAAGGCTTATGAGATTCTAAGTAAAGAATATGGTATGAAAGAAGCTGATGTTGCGGTGAGAAGCTCTGCAACAGCAGAGGATTTACCCGATGCAAGTTTTGCAGGACAACAAGATACTTACTTAAATATCAAGGGCAAAACCGAGCTTATTCACTATATTAAATCTTGTCTCGCTTCGCTTTTTACCGATAGAGCCGTGAGCTATCGAGCTTCAAGGGGATTTGATCATTTTAAAGTTGCTTTGTCCGTGGGTGTGCAAAAAATGGTGCGCGCAGATAAAGGCAGTGCAGGTGTGATGTTTAGTATCGATACAGAGACAGGTTTCAAAGATGCTGTGTTTATCACTTCAAGCTGGGGATTAGGTGAAAATGTCGTGGGAGGCACGGTAAATCCCGATGAATTCTATGTCTTTAAGCCCACACTCAAAGAAGGCAAACGCCCCATTATCAAACGTCAGCTTGGACACAAGCACCAAAAAATGGTATATGCGCCACGAGGTAGCGATCGCCCTACAAAAAACATTAAAACAACACAAAGAGAGATGAAAACATTTTCTATCACCGATGCCGATATTTTGACCCTTGCTCACTATGCGATTAAAATAGAAGAACACTACACAAAAGAAGCGGGAGAATATCGCCCTATGGATATGGAATGGGCAAAAGATGGAGACAGCGGGGATATTTTCATCGTCCAAGCAAGACCTGAAACCGTCCAAAGTCAAAATATGAAAAAACAAGCGGGTGCAAATAAAATTGAGAAATTCAAATTCATTCACCCTAACGATAAAAAAGAAATAATCCTTACTGGTAAAGCGATTGGCAGTAAGATTGGGACAGGTAAAGCGCGTATCATTAATGACATTGAACATATGGATACTTTTAAAGAAGGAGAGATTCTCGTAACAGACAATACTGACCCCGATTGGGAGCCTGCAATGAAAAAAGCTGCTGCTGTGATCACTAATCGCGGTGGGCGCACTTGCCACGCAGCGATTGTCGCTCGAGAAATCGGTGTCCCTGCAATCGTAGGAGCGATAGGTGCGACTGACCGACTTTATAATGGTATGGAAATCACCGTCTCTTGTGCAGAAGGAGAAGAAGGGCATATCTATGATGGCATACACGAATATGAGATTGAAACAATTGAGCTTAGTAATCTTGGCAAACCCAAAACAAAAATCTATATGAATGTGGGCAATCCTGAAAAAGCTTTCAAATTCTCAAAACTCCCTAACAATGGTGTAGGATTAGCTCGAATGGAGCTTATCGTGCTTAACCAAATCAAAGCTCACCCTCTTGCGCTTCTTGATATACAAAATGGCAACACTAAGAATCTCAAAGAAAAAAATGAAATTGAAAAAATCATGGCAGGTTATGAGAATCCTAAAGATTTCTTTACCAAAAAGATTGCTGAAGGGATTGGTATGATTTGTTCGGCATTCTACCCTAACCCTGTTATTGTGCGCACAAGCGACTTTAAATCTAATGAATATTGCGGTATGCTTGGTGGTGCAGCTTATGAGCCTCACGAAGAGAATCCAATGCTTGGCTATCGAGGTGCTAGTCGGTATTATTCAGACCTTTATCGCACAGCCTTTGAATGGGAATGTCAAGCCTTAGCAATGGTGCGTGATGAAATGGGGCTTACTAATATGAAAGTGATGATACCATTCTTACGCACTCCTGAAGAAGGTAAAAAAGTGCTTGAAATCATGAGACGCAATGGATTAGAATCTGGTAAAAATGGCTTAGAAATTTATGTGATGTGTGAATTGCCTGTAAATGTGATTTTAGCTGATGAATTTTTAGAACTCTTTGATGGATTCTCTATCGGTTCAAATGACCTCACCCAATTGACTTTAGGTGTTGATCGTGATGGGCATTTAGTAAGCCATGTCTTTGATGAGCGTAATCCCGCGATGTTTATAATGTTTAAGAAAGCGATTGAAGCTTGTAAGCGTCATAATAAATACTGCGGTATTTGCGGACAAGCTCCGAGTGATTATCCAGAAGTAACAGAATTCCTTGTCAAGGAAGGCATCAGCTCTATTTCTTTGAATCCTGATTCAGTGATTGCGACATGGCAAAAAGTAGTAGAGGTAGAGAAAACACTAAAATAA
- the purL gene encoding phosphoribosylformylglycinamidine synthase subunit PurL, translating into MKDITHLLGKIPDLEQTLQAHKLSQEEYTHIVEILHREPNLIELGIFSAMWSEHCSYKSSKKYLRGFPTKAPWVVQGPGENAGVIDIGNDLCAVFKIESHNHPSFIEPYAGAATGVGGIMRDIFTMGAYPLASLNSIRFGDVDNKGELGKKHRYLLRGVVEGIGGYGNCMGVPTIGGEMSFESCYNGNILVNAFCLGLAKKDEIFYGRAEGVGNPVIYVGSKTGRDGLGGAVMSSDSFDSDSKALRPTVQVGDPFAEKLLLEACMELFKQDLIVGIQDMGAAGLTSSSFEMAGRAGSGMILHLDKVPMRESSMNPYELMLSESQERMLICAKKGCESKVLEIFKKWELDAAIIGEVTSSGIMELYWFGQKCAEIPVEDVSENAPILDRPIKERSLSDQQVSELQTDLSTQEIFFKLLGSVEMMNKKWVYEQFDSSVQTNTIIAAGSGDASMIRIKESGAGLSMNVYCNMRYCFLDPREGAKIAVATAGRNSITRGAKPLAISDCLNFGSPHNPEVMWSFKEVCEGIKEAAEVLQTPVVSGNVSLHNQSDSIDIYPTPSIVSVGLIHDAKKAIDSRFKSSGSVIVLLGEIKAEFGGSLAQKILEGKIYGCIPQIDLKREQSLWQAMLKATDEELLLSAKDVGQGGLALTLAKMALGNGVHQPLGCDVRTGLSPHLLFAPSQSCIIAEIESGKLPSLQAIAKECQIPLQEIGCVSGENLRIDEINIPLEDVSKLYFESFEYLINQDL; encoded by the coding sequence ATGAAAGACATCACACATCTTCTAGGAAAAATCCCTGATTTAGAGCAGACTTTGCAAGCTCACAAACTTTCACAAGAGGAATATACACATATTGTAGAGATTCTCCACAGAGAACCTAATCTGATTGAGCTTGGTATTTTTTCAGCGATGTGGAGTGAGCATTGTAGCTATAAATCAAGTAAAAAATATTTGCGAGGTTTTCCCACCAAAGCTCCTTGGGTAGTGCAAGGACCCGGAGAAAATGCTGGTGTGATTGATATTGGTAATGATTTATGTGCAGTTTTTAAGATAGAATCTCACAATCACCCAAGTTTTATCGAACCTTATGCAGGTGCTGCCACAGGTGTAGGCGGCATTATGCGTGATATTTTTACAATGGGGGCTTATCCTCTTGCTTCACTCAATTCTATCCGTTTTGGTGATGTTGATAATAAGGGGGAGCTAGGCAAAAAGCATCGTTACCTTTTGCGAGGTGTGGTTGAGGGTATCGGTGGATATGGAAATTGTATGGGAGTGCCTACCATTGGTGGAGAGATGAGTTTTGAATCATGTTACAATGGCAATATTCTCGTCAATGCGTTTTGCTTGGGACTAGCAAAAAAAGATGAGATTTTTTATGGACGAGCTGAAGGTGTGGGCAATCCTGTCATTTATGTCGGCAGCAAAACCGGGCGTGATGGGCTAGGTGGTGCTGTGATGAGCAGTGATAGTTTTGATTCAGATTCAAAAGCCTTGCGCCCCACGGTGCAAGTCGGCGATCCTTTCGCAGAAAAATTACTCTTAGAAGCATGTATGGAGCTTTTTAAGCAGGATTTAATCGTGGGGATTCAAGATATGGGTGCTGCGGGATTGACAAGCTCAAGCTTTGAAATGGCGGGAAGAGCAGGGAGTGGAATGATTTTGCATCTCGATAAAGTGCCTATGCGTGAATCGAGTATGAATCCTTATGAATTGATGCTTAGTGAATCACAAGAGAGAATGCTGATTTGCGCAAAAAAAGGCTGTGAATCTAAAGTGCTTGAAATCTTTAAAAAATGGGAGCTTGATGCGGCAATCATTGGTGAAGTAACTTCAAGTGGCATTATGGAGCTTTATTGGTTTGGGCAAAAGTGTGCAGAAATACCGGTAGAAGATGTGAGTGAAAATGCGCCTATTTTGGATCGTCCTATCAAAGAGCGTTCTTTATCAGACCAACAAGTCAGCGAATTGCAAACAGACCTAAGCACACAAGAAATTTTCTTTAAATTGCTTGGTAGTGTGGAAATGATGAATAAAAAATGGGTGTATGAGCAGTTTGATAGTAGTGTGCAAACCAATACGATAATCGCCGCAGGGAGTGGAGATGCGAGTATGATACGCATCAAAGAAAGTGGTGCAGGGCTTAGTATGAATGTGTATTGTAATATGCGCTATTGTTTTCTTGATCCTAGAGAGGGGGCAAAAATCGCTGTGGCAACTGCAGGGAGAAATTCTATCACACGCGGTGCAAAGCCTTTGGCGATTAGTGATTGTCTGAATTTTGGCTCACCGCATAATCCCGAAGTGATGTGGAGCTTTAAGGAAGTGTGCGAGGGGATTAAAGAAGCTGCTGAAGTCTTACAAACGCCTGTGGTAAGTGGTAATGTGTCTTTACATAATCAAAGTGATAGCATAGATATTTATCCTACACCTTCTATCGTGAGCGTGGGGCTTATCCACGATGCAAAAAAAGCGATCGATTCACGCTTTAAATCATCGGGGAGTGTGATAGTATTGCTTGGTGAGATAAAGGCAGAATTTGGTGGGAGTTTAGCGCAAAAGATTCTCGAAGGGAAGATTTATGGGTGTATCCCACAGATTGACTTAAAAAGAGAGCAATCACTTTGGCAAGCAATGCTTAAAGCGACTGATGAAGAGCTGCTTTTATCGGCAAAAGATGTCGGGCAGGGAGGTTTGGCACTTACTCTTGCTAAAATGGCATTGGGTAATGGTGTGCATCAACCTTTGGGCTGTGATGTCCGCACAGGCTTATCGCCACACTTGCTTTTTGCTCCCTCTCAAAGCTGTATTATTGCCGAGATAGAATCAGGCAAACTTCCCTCGCTTCAGGCAATCGCTAAAGAATGTCAGATTCCCTTACAAGAGATTGGCTGTGTGAGTGGCGAGAATCTACGCATTGATGAGATCAATATCCCTCTTGAAGATGTGAGTAAGCTATATTTTGAAAGTTTCGAGTATTTGATTAATCAAGATTTATAA
- a CDS encoding tetratricopeptide repeat protein codes for MRIFLLSICLSIIFTACALNPSLPCNDKESCKNSGETLYEQRDFIKAAEFYAKACDMNDAISCNKVGKLYYHHYHRSTQNIEKNPDKAMEFYTKSCDLDNAEGCLLLGTLYADKKDMTKAEKLFDQACDMGDPEVCTDLYFSYLGGAPIKQDLKKAIKFATKACDLGGATGCGLLGELYFEGKDAKKDTKKAIDLLSKSCDLGGETACGLIAQAYLKGEGVETNLHKAENLYIKACKLGNAFACANLAEYYLNGQYFQPNIRKAVEFYAKSCDLRYVHSCYILGEAYFEGNDWVEEDHFKAEKLLSKACFIEKNGYFVFDPQGQEDIQKSCNILAVIYAHSETFPQDYAKAQSILTALCELENSFACNNLGVMYDEYDKSDVQDFTKAVELFTKACELENSLGCYNLGVQYYRGRGVKQDFFKAREFYSKACYADQANACYNLGMLYLHGQGVRQNYLRANDMFLKTCNLGIAQGCNDLGMSYQYGRGVRQDLIEAKKLFGKACDMGEQMGCDNYKRLNR; via the coding sequence ATGAGAATCTTTCTGTTGAGTATATGTTTATCAATTATTTTTACCGCTTGTGCGCTAAATCCCTCACTTCCTTGTAATGATAAGGAAAGCTGTAAAAATAGCGGAGAAACCCTCTATGAGCAGAGAGACTTTATCAAAGCTGCAGAATTTTACGCAAAAGCGTGTGATATGAATGATGCTATATCTTGCAATAAAGTCGGGAAACTATATTATCATCATTATCATCGCTCGACTCAAAACATAGAGAAAAATCCCGACAAAGCTATGGAGTTTTACACCAAATCATGTGATTTAGATAATGCCGAGGGTTGCTTGCTCTTAGGGACATTGTATGCAGACAAAAAAGATATGACCAAAGCAGAAAAACTATTTGATCAAGCTTGCGATATGGGAGATCCTGAAGTTTGCACCGATCTATATTTTTCGTATCTCGGTGGCGCACCCATAAAGCAAGATCTCAAAAAGGCGATTAAATTTGCTACTAAGGCGTGTGATTTGGGCGGAGCGACAGGCTGTGGTCTTTTAGGAGAGCTGTATTTTGAGGGAAAAGATGCAAAAAAGGATACCAAAAAGGCAATAGATCTTTTGAGTAAATCCTGTGATTTAGGCGGAGAGACTGCCTGTGGGCTGATAGCTCAAGCGTATCTAAAGGGTGAAGGTGTCGAAACAAATCTCCATAAAGCAGAAAATCTTTATATCAAGGCTTGTAAGTTAGGCAATGCTTTTGCATGCGCAAACCTAGCAGAATATTACCTCAATGGTCAATATTTTCAACCAAACATTCGCAAAGCAGTAGAATTTTACGCTAAATCTTGTGATTTGAGGTATGTTCATAGTTGCTATATTTTAGGAGAAGCATATTTTGAAGGTAATGATTGGGTGGAAGAAGATCACTTTAAGGCAGAAAAGCTGTTAAGCAAGGCGTGTTTTATTGAAAAAAATGGATATTTTGTATTTGATCCGCAAGGTCAAGAAGACATACAAAAATCTTGCAATATTTTAGCAGTTATTTATGCTCATAGTGAGACTTTCCCGCAAGACTATGCTAAAGCACAGAGTATTTTGACAGCACTTTGCGAGCTAGAAAATAGCTTTGCTTGTAATAATCTTGGTGTGATGTATGATGAGTATGATAAGAGTGATGTGCAAGATTTTACAAAAGCGGTAGAGCTTTTCACTAAAGCGTGTGAGTTGGAGAATAGTTTGGGTTGCTACAATCTAGGTGTGCAATATTATAGAGGCAGAGGTGTCAAACAAGACTTTTTCAAAGCGAGAGAGTTTTACTCCAAAGCATGTTATGCAGATCAAGCGAATGCTTGTTATAATCTAGGAATGCTCTATCTTCATGGTCAAGGAGTGAGGCAAAACTACTTGAGAGCAAATGATATGTTCTTAAAAACTTGTAATTTAGGCATAGCCCAAGGCTGTAATGATCTAGGAATGTCATACCAATATGGACGGGGAGTGAGGCAAGATTTGATTGAGGCAAAAAAATTATTTGGCAAGGCTTGTGATATGGGAGAACAAATGGGTTGTGATAACTATAAAAGACTCAATCGCTAA
- a CDS encoding tetratricopeptide repeat protein, with protein sequence MRIFLLSICLSIIFTACALKPTLPCNDKESCKSSGETLHEQRDFTKAAEFYTKACDMNDGEMCFKSGLVYLYDITGKQSIARGTMLLEKSCDLQYSRACFALGTFYAEGENGIERDFKQAIKFHTKACDLGESRSCYNLGWYYDFGQGVERDSEKARAFYSKTCDLKNAHGCANLACFYYEGKKVKQDFAKAKDFYAKACDLKNAQSCANLGTLYYLGRGVKQDLTKAMALFSKACNMGDAQGCGSLGELYLGENGVEQDLTKARAFYGRACDLGDQRGCIAYRFLNQ encoded by the coding sequence TTGAGAATCTTTCTATTAAGTATATGTTTATCAATCATTTTTACCGCTTGTGCGCTAAAACCCACGCTTCCTTGCAATGATAAGGAGAGCTGCAAAAGCAGTGGCGAAACCCTCCATGAACAGCGGGATTTCACCAAAGCTGCAGAATTTTACACAAAGGCGTGTGATATGAATGATGGGGAGATGTGCTTTAAATCGGGCTTGGTTTATCTTTACGACATTACAGGGAAGCAAAGTATAGCGCGTGGGACGATGCTTTTAGAGAAAAGCTGTGATTTACAATACTCCAGAGCCTGTTTTGCTTTAGGGACATTCTATGCGGAGGGGGAAAATGGGATTGAGCGAGATTTTAAACAAGCTATCAAATTTCATACCAAAGCGTGTGATTTGGGTGAATCTAGGAGCTGTTATAATCTAGGGTGGTATTATGATTTTGGGCAAGGCGTGGAGCGAGATTCTGAAAAAGCAAGGGCATTTTATAGTAAAACTTGTGATTTGAAAAACGCCCATGGCTGTGCGAATCTAGCGTGTTTTTACTATGAAGGTAAAAAAGTAAAGCAGGATTTTGCCAAAGCAAAAGATTTTTACGCCAAAGCTTGTGATTTGAAAAACGCTCAAAGTTGCGCGAATCTAGGAACGCTTTATTATCTTGGGCGAGGTGTAAAGCAAGATTTGACAAAAGCAATGGCACTTTTTAGCAAAGCTTGCAATATGGGAGATGCTCAAGGCTGTGGGAGTCTAGGAGAACTTTACTTGGGAGAAAATGGCGTGGAGCAAGATTTGACAAAAGCAAGGGCATTCTATGGTAGGGCTTGTGATTTGGGAGATCAGAGAGGTTGTATTGCTTATAGATTTCTCAATCAATAG
- the thiE gene encoding thiamine phosphate synthase, protein MPHDKALQGIYAISDEILTPYEILPQCLESALKGGVKIFQLRDKSHSDEFLYPVAKKLIGLCERYNALFVINDRLNLALRLNAPALHLGKDDGEIPLARARFKGILGASSYADLQKAKDLESLGVDYVAFGAFFPSPTKPSAPLAPLEILESAKGALKIPICAIGGISTYNIHLLKNADMCAVISSLWQNYQGKNDSLAQAIYHNACDLRERFSF, encoded by the coding sequence ATGCCGCACGATAAAGCTTTACAAGGTATCTATGCTATCTCTGATGAGATTCTCACCCCTTATGAAATCCTCCCGCAATGTTTAGAATCTGCCCTCAAAGGTGGGGTGAAAATCTTCCAGCTGCGCGACAAAAGCCATAGCGATGAGTTTCTTTATCCTGTCGCAAAAAAGCTTATAGGGCTGTGCGAACGATATAATGCGCTTTTTGTGATAAACGATAGGCTTAATTTGGCTTTAAGGCTTAACGCTCCTGCTTTGCATTTGGGTAAAGACGATGGAGAAATCCCACTAGCAAGAGCGCGTTTCAAAGGGATTCTAGGGGCTTCAAGCTATGCGGATTTGCAAAAGGCAAAAGATTTAGAATCTCTAGGTGTGGATTATGTCGCTTTTGGTGCGTTTTTCCCCTCTCCTACAAAGCCCAGCGCACCCCTTGCACCTTTAGAGATTCTAGAATCTGCCAAAGGTGCGTTAAAAATCCCTATTTGCGCAATTGGAGGGATTAGCACTTATAATATACATTTGCTAAAAAATGCCGATATGTGCGCTGTGATAAGCTCTCTATGGCAAAATTATCAAGGCAAAAATGATTCTCTGGCTCAAGCTATATATCATAATGCTTGCGATTTAAGAGAGAGATTCTCATTTTGA
- a CDS encoding type ISP restriction/modification enzyme, with the protein MLDSIGEPLYKDIKNKNLKIEKSFYNAESKELFVNDSLYFCNVSKEVWEYKIGGYQVLDKYLKSHKSEEIDFEYFMRVIQTLHKSLEIESKIAEIKLY; encoded by the coding sequence ATGCTAGATTCTATCGGAGAGCCACTCTATAAAGATATAAAAAACAAAAACCTAAAGATTGAAAAATCTTTCTATAACGCAGAATCCAAAGAACTTTTTGTAAATGATTCTCTCTATTTTTGCAATGTCTCAAAAGAAGTATGGGAGTATAAAATCGGAGGCTATCAAGTCTTAGATAAATATCTTAAAAGCCATAAGAGCGAAGAAATAGACTTTGAGTATTTTATGAGAGTGATTCAAACTTTACATAAGAGCTTGGAAATAGAATCTAAAATTGCTGAAATAAAATTGTATTGA